ATGCGTCAAGGCTTGATTGCAGCAGGCAGAGGCCGCCCATCTTGGAGAATTGCCTCCAGAGGGTATATATCGATGTCTCCGCCGAAGGGACGGTTTCGAATATCACGATACCTGAGCCGGCCTGTGCATGGCTTTGATGGCAAAAAGCTGTCCGCTTTCGACTGCGGGCTCAATCGGTCAACGCAACACCTCGACACTGTGACAGGAGAAGGCCCGTTGCGATTGGATACGGAGCCCAGTTCAATGGCTCGAAGGCCAGCAGACGGAAGGTGCCTCAATTCAAGGTGTGATTCGACTTATTGTAGGCCAGGATCGTTAGACGGGCCACGGGGATGGGCATAAGACGCTGAAATGTGTGGCAATGCGATTTGGCCAAAGTGTTGCGTTGACCGGTTGAAACGGCAACCCAGACCGGACATAAACGAGGAGCAACGGAGAGGGCTGGTGATGTCGTCCGGGCGATCTGGACAAGCTGGATCCAAGCTTGCGCTGAAGGTCCGGGATGGGTGCTGGGATCACATCTCTACCCCGAGCGAGATGCCCCCAAAGGCTGTTGATCCTGAACTGGGCGCATAGTTGCACTGTCTGGCCACCAACACCTGAGAAAGGATCAATTCATCATGATGAGATCGCATTCTCCACAGAGGCACTGGATACGCGCATTCGCCGTGACTGCGGCGCTATTGCTAACGGTATACATCCCGACGTTTGCCCTGGTCGCCAACCTGCATCTTCCTATGGCAAATGCTATCCCGGTGATCATCGTAGTGAGCACGATGATTGCGCTGTCGCTGATGTGGGCGCTGCGCCACTCCTCCATGGCACTGAATCTCGCCAACTTTGGATTCCGCTGGTGCCGTTGGCAAAGCGCGATCGTGGCCGTGTTGATCGCTGTGCCGCTCGCATGGCTTGTCAATACGTTGCTGACATTCGCCCATGAGCCCGGCCCCTTGGCGGGCGTTGTTCTCACACCGTCCATCGCGTGGATCTACTTTGGATTGGGATCGCCACTGCAGGAAGAGCTGATATTCCGAGGACTGCTGCAGACGACATTTGCTCACAGCCTCACCAACCCCGTTCCCGTGATGGCACAGGCAAACATCGCTGCACTGATCATCGCAGCTCTTCTATTCGCATCGGTTCATTTGGCAGTCGGCCCTTGGACCGCGGTAGCTGCGCTGGTTCTTGGCTTGCTGGCGGGCGAACTGCGGCGACGAAGCGGCAGCCTGATTCCAGCCGTTCTAGTCCACATCATTTTCAACATCCCGGGTTTACTTGCGGCCATGCCGTGAGGCCAAAGTGCACTAAGCAGTGGTTGTCGAACTGACGCTCATGTTCGAGCATGTCCGTTTCTGGACTGGCACTATCGCTCGACTACTTGGCGGGGGTGGAGTCGCATATGTCCTTGTCTGGGGAGCGCTCGCT
This genomic window from Dyella terrae contains:
- a CDS encoding CPBP family intramembrane glutamic endopeptidase codes for the protein MTAALLLTVYIPTFALVANLHLPMANAIPVIIVVSTMIALSLMWALRHSSMALNLANFGFRWCRWQSAIVAVLIAVPLAWLVNTLLTFAHEPGPLAGVVLTPSIAWIYFGLGSPLQEELIFRGLLQTTFAHSLTNPVPVMAQANIAALIIAALLFASVHLAVGPWTAVAALVLGLLAGELRRRSGSLIPAVLVHIIFNIPGLLAAMP